Below is a genomic region from Asterias amurensis chromosome 4, ASM3211899v1.
GGCCtcaatatttcaaaaaatcttttcataaatacctcagacagtttcactatttcTTTTGGTGGAaagcgtcacgtgggggtgtttaaacggttgataatgaccagctgcagctgtttataaccggttgttttggGGTATGTTTGTGCGGTTTAGCCCTCAACCTTGTTCCCCGGGGTGATTGATCTTAGCCCATGGATACGTGGATGCATTACTACACGCACAATTGCATAGTTCTGAAAAcagtctcataaaaatgcaccacacgtacagagctcaaggacgtcggaaaACAGATTTCTAACAGTTtctactttattacgccttttaaccaaaatggcatttatgaatgggaataaaagagtagtaacCTACTTAAACGACCGTTTTAAACCTTGAAGGATAgtggccatgtgataaaggcccttgTATTTCCTTAATTTGAAATCTCTTCAGCAAACTTTGGTTCCCTTATTGACACATAGGTTATTGTGATGCCTCGGTATTTCTCAATTGACCTTTTAAAATTTAAGACAGCATAAAGGATACTGAGGAGGACTGATACAGGGGGTCTACCCTGGGTCTGGTAACTCAGCTTATTCACATAGAAACCAGGCATAGCTCCATCATCCAGTAAGGCGTCTCTAGTTGAACCAGGCATAGCTCCATCCAGTAACGCGTCTCTAGTTGCAGCCtgaaacacaaaaacaagaaatttcAATCAGCAACATAATTATTTGCTTTTcagttttcacaatgttttatactatcaacagctctccattgcttgataccaagtaggtttttatgcttactattattttgagtaattaccaacagtgtacagtgtttttaaCACTTTCCAACTAAGGACCTTCGAACAACCAGGAGAGTTGTTGTCCCTTTTCTGACAGGTTCCCTGTTTCAATGTTGATTtcacacaaataaaaatcaaaaattttctttaagagtccctgcctgtaagagtgtaccaagtggtgattcatgggttctcagatcttcttcgaaaaaattagagtgatacatcatcataccaaacgaataaatccaaaattttagtttgctgacgctttcggttttggagttaccagttatcaaagtttcggcCTAAAAGCCCTCGACAAActaatagtacattccctgtaaacacaaaaatgtgcgccaaggtcatcccaacaaatgtaaaacattttttgaaacctccagttgggcttataacaaaagtaaaaaaaaaaaattgagatctcgttggcgcatcatgttacgtgcacctgaacctttgacgaacagtgccctcgtgccattttcaatgactcataactcaacgcgcctataagatcccatgaatcaaacaagttcaaatgaaagagcttgcacccctaaaacaaatttaagtgcaaagtgagtgggatctcgttggcgcagagagataatagaggtcaaagttcaaattttaccaatatattgcgttttcgcacctccgtaacttcgcgcgccaaaaaaaaaaattgtttttatggcaactgggtattggaacagtttttcatctaatgacaagtgaaaaaagaatcttgggatctctgcaacttgcatgtcaaaagattttttgaaaattttctaaagtattgtcattccacacattttggcctaaactggcacaacattcacttttttcatcactgtaagtatctatgccaacaagatcccatcaatgttttcttgtatttggttaagttgagtgttcctaaacagatttcaattgaaaaataattgggatcatgttggcccaccaatatacattgtaacaaaggtcaaaggtcatatgaaactacactaatGCCTATTTCGGgtgattttgcgtcgtctagaaatccacgcgccaatatgatcccattaagttgtctgtgttttatgattatatagattctcagcaacacataaaaagcaaaaacaaaatgggatttgagtggcgctaacaaatattacagatcaaaagttcacaatacatgcctatatacattgtactttatgcattgctgtggcaaccgaaagtgagaaatatcccccaatttcaaaatgttggaaaaccatgaaggggataggtcttcaaaatgaattttggtcaagatatagactggacttgtttttacaaatgatgttagtttaatgttggttggtaactgttgccaaggtcaaaggttacaaagaatatgggtgttttttatatttctgtcaagagccaacttcagagccttttcaagattttatttagagaacaagggctctatcatttcagtttgggacagccacttataatatctaggcacatatggttgtcccaaattaattatagagcccttccttatttgataaaatgttgacagggctttgaagttggttcttgacagaaaatgtattacaaaacaccaatattttctgtggagagccaacttcaaagccatgtcataattttatcaaatgaacaagggctctataattaatttgggacaatcgcatgtgcctagatattataagtggctgtcccaaactgaaatgatagagcccttgttctttaaataaaatcttgaaaaggctctgaagttggatttattcgtttggtatgatggtgtatcactctaattttttggaagaagatctgcgaacccatgaatcacacccccccctaatttggtacattcttacaggcagggactcttaacaCTTCATTTGGTAAATTTGATGCATAATAAGCTTACCGGTAAACATGATACAGGAAACTCCTATCTGAATATGACATCTACTTGCAGTTTATATACCATGGTCATAAGAGGACCTCTTGGAGCTAAAAACTTTAATAAAGGATTAGCCGGGCTGAATCTGATCGgattctttcatttcatttttgttttatttcaacacCAAAACAAACCAAAGCCAAACAAATCTATTCTGTCCAATGCCAATTAATTGAATGTTGTTGTTCTGTTGGTGGCCTCCACAGCACTCGGTCAGCGGTcagcagggccaaatttcatagcgctgctaagcacaaaaatttgctaagcatgaaatttcttccataataaaaacaggattaccaaacaaatttccatttgttgcattagtataattgcttgttactggtatatttagctgttgtttgcttatcctgaaaattacgtggaaattttgatggtaatcttgtttttatcaaggaagacatttcgtgattagcaaatttttgtgcttagcagctctatgaaattgggcccagaacagCACAGTGCCACGCCCACACACAGAGCTACATTGTGTTTGTATAGTTATAGTATACTCGTCACAAACAAAGCAAAGACAATAATGGTGCAAATGCCTTTGTTGAGGCCcagaaaggtcaaaggtcaataatTACATTAATGTAACCACCTCAcatgatccatctagtgactaaagcagaatgaaactcaatctagcagatagtaattttgttttgaacttttgaggttggatgatgtttctttgactcatttgaatgttggcataaaatGCActtagtgattagtaccaaaaatcaatcattttataaatgtttgagcataaccaacgacaggaaactttattctcagcatgattaagcctgatgaaaatacagactgtgagtaaactgcatagcttctgtcaccgccTGTGCAggttgcacaatctcgcggtaaacggtaATCAAAGTTAGGGTTCGAAAATATAtaagggtcgataacgtatgacgctacgatagtGTAAcgcttttaatttaatttttaagacTCGAAAACCCAACAATCACTGGAAAAATTGAAGTTTTCTTACCTCTCTTGTCTTGTCTGGGCAGACGACTTAGGCAGGGTGCCACTGTTAGAGCGCCCTCAATTTAGAAGGCGCTATATCAATATCGCTATAAGAAACTGTCAGAACAACCGTTAACTACCGTCAACCAATGCTTTTACACCACTGTTCCAACTATAGCTATAGCTGACGCCCCAACTTGAAGGACCAGTCCCAACATAAATTGGTGCGGTTGCAGATGGGGTGGGGAACAGTGTTCATACCTACATATTAACAACGGTCAAGCAAGGCTTTGTAATTGGTAAGATAAGCAATGCCTAACAGCAGTTGACGGTTATTTAATGGACTACGTTGATGAAATTTTCTttccaaaagagggcgctatagcgCTTGATAATAAGTTTTAACATTCAATTAGTGCCATAATGTTATATAATTATTCTGATTTTATCCACCACTTGCAGTCACGAtgatttgtttaatttgaatTAAATCCCAAAATTAACAAGATACATGTGCCTCCATGGTTGGAGGGCCGAGGGATGGAGGGATGGTTTGGAAGATCAGTAAATTTGGTGCACCTGCATAAAATTGCCTCATTAGAGACGTACAACTATCTCTGCTGTGTGTGGGATAAGCGCATGCGTGGCACGCCCCTTTTCCTTATAAACGAATATTTTTCACAGTAGTTAGAATTGAGTATTATCTTTATCAGGGAGTTGAGGAAATAAAGTGGCTTAAAAGGTGTTCACACTCATAACAGGCGAGAGTTTGTTATAATTATGACGTTTGCCAAGGTTGTGCATTTCAATATCAGACAACAGAGATCAGTCACCGACGGTGTGTCGTAATGTTAATTTTAGTCACTGTATGGTTCCCGACCCTATAGTTTAAGTACGAGACAATCCCACTTGTTTAATGTAAACCAGACTGCTACATCACATGATCCGATTTCCGATCGTCCATGTATTATCTGTAGCCATTTTATTGTGCAGCCACTTCAGACGAAAACAGTCCAGCGAAAAACAGTCAATTTAGTTGTTTTAACTTCAATCTTTTTACATTTCGCAGTCAGAAAACAGTAAAGTATTATCACAATGGCCGATGTACCGATGTATACTCCTTTCTTTGGCATTATGGGCGCCACATCTGCCATGGTTTTTAGCGGTAAGTGCATccattttatgttttaattaCAAGGAAGATTTTGCAGGTGCCTACCTGCGCCTATGGACGTGTACATTGCATGATGAACGTTGTAAAAAAGGGGTTTGGGCAAATTTCAATAGAAGAGGAGTGGCTATTTTATCTTGTATATTGATCGTGGAGTAATGATTTCTTTCTGTTCACAATGGTGATTTGAAACCAGATTTGATTCAGCAAATTTGCcatgttttattaatattatttgtatactataatattaataataataataataaaaattaatttaaataaataaaataagataaaacatttttatctttctttttatttgacaATGACATGTTCAAAATGTTGACGATTATGATCATATTCATAATCATGTTATTAATTCCTCATGATTTTGGAATTTGATTATTTAATTGTTCCTAAAAAAATGAGTAAATAACAGTTAGAGTACTCCTTTACTTTAGAACTACGTTCTGCTATCGATCGTCTCAATGAGgtgacgatagcggaacgaacgtCATATAGTTCTAGGATTAGGTTAGGAGTACCTACAATCCATTTGGGATATTTTTTCAAGTCTGTTTATTGGTTGTCAGGAAGACCTAGCTAGAACAGAAATCTGTTTTAATGTTGTAAAATATTAAATGTAACAACAGCGTGCCCTTTTCAATTACCTCTCAGTGGATTGTGTGTTTGAACTTATTTTTGTTCGAGACCTTTGTGTAGCTGCTAATTTGTAAGAAAGTGTTCGTTTTCCAATGTagatataaatttaaaaaaattgaatttaaaaattgtcagcAAAAACCATGTAaaattggtaggcctatacaaCAATAAACctgacaacaacaaacaattttgaaCATAGGGCTTcttcctacatgtatatgttgcATGAATTTGGATCttctatttgttaattatgttttGTTATACTTGTTACAGCTTTGGGCGCAGCCTACGGCACAGCAAAGAGCGGCACAGGAATTGCTGCTATGAGTATCATGAGACCAGAATTGATCATGAAGTCAGTCATCCCTGTTGTCATGGCGGGTATTATTGCTATATATGGTGTAGTGGTTGCTGTAGTTATTGCTAACGGTCTGTCAGATGATCCAACAAAATACTCGTTGTACAGGTGAGTTTTAGTTTctcttgaaggcactggacactattggtaattactgaaaacaattgttagcataaaaaacttacttaataacatgcaacggagagctgttgataatatagaacattgtgagaaacggctccctctggggTAAAAtcgttttttagaaagaggtaatttctccctcaaataatataagactttaagcggtgaccaattgagcccaaattttcacaggtttgttattttttgcatattatgttgggatacaccaagtgagaatactggtctttgataattactgaCTGTTTTCAGTGCCTGTAACTTTCCTTGTTGCACAGTTGAGTTTAAGTTTCTCTACCTCATCACAAACTGGAGCATCTTCAAAGGTTTTTTGCAGCTGAAGAAATTATTTTTACCCCCAAAAATGGTGCCGCTGTTAATTTTTCATCGGTTGACTTCTATTTTGTAAAAGCTTAActaaaaacacaaatgaaaaattatCACATCAATTCCAGATTTACAGCCAGAATACTCATATTTCCAGGTTGATAGCCCAGCGAGCTAAAAAATACATCAAGCAATGAACTGTGCTaacaatatatttgttttaaactgaaACAATTTTTGATCGCAACACAACGAAAACACCTAGGGGAGGCAGGTGATGTACACAACGCACACACACACGTTCTTTTCGATCAGATGTGTGGGGTCCTGCTTTTGTTGCCTCTTACATTAGGATACTGCGGTCCATCATTTTCAAtaacttgttttcgttatctCTTTGTTTTGCATGCTACATGGGGAGAGGAGGCAGGGCACCTGAGCGCTTTGATTTGCCCCTACATgccctaggggtgtgataaagcgctatataagatccTAGTGTTATTTAATTCAATTAAGACGCAACTGTTTTTAGGCTATTAAGATCTGATCAAGGCTACCAACACATTTGGGTTACTAGTTGAATTCCAGCCCTGGTTAACGTGAAtacttgtttgttgtttatgtcTGCAGGAGTTTTCTTCATCTTGGTGCTGGACTTAGCGTTGGATTGAGTGGTCTAGCGGCTGGTTTTGCTATTGGTATAGTTGGAGATGCAGGAGTAAGAGGAACAGCACAACAACCAAGGCTCTTTGTGGGTATGATTCTAATTCTTATCTTCGCTGAAGTGCTCGGTCTCTATGGTCTCATCGTTGCGTTGATTCTATCAACTAAGTAAAGAGGAGTAGCAATAAATCTACATATATTAATATGGGTAAATACCGTCTCTTGGCAGTGTGAATAAATATTAGCAAAACAAACTTAACCACCTACTACAGAAGAACTGAATATACCAACAGAAGTTTCATTTCATGACAACAGTTTCATTAATGCTCTGTCAACAGACACAAAACTGTCAATAGACATtcattttgtattgttgttACGATGAGACTGAATTCTGTATCCCATAGTCTGGTCACTAAGTGGATGTTCATGACTCAACATGAGCAGGTTGTTACCCTGACATCTCATCTTTCTATAAATCCACAATTTAAAACTGCCCACTGTCCTTATTGAATTGAAGTGACCTATCCACTGTCAATTCTAACAAAATACCTAAACAATTTCTAATCTAAGATGTAATTAAATACTAAGCATTAAAGCATCTTCTGGGCAGAAAAATTGCAGTAAAAACAGTACTtcatctttttgttttattttagttttacatACATTCAATGATTGGCATGATGTGTGAGAAATTTGAATATGTTATTAGAAATACATGGTACAATGTAGTTGTTTTGGAAATGGCACAATTTTGGGTAGCTCATTGCTGAACATCTAGCTGTCTCAATTGCGTTGGATTAAAAGTATGTTGATTGCATAtataaatattgaattgtaaaTTGTTATCAAACCTAAATTTGCATGTATATTGCATGTGCTCAAATTATAAAGTAAAATCGGGTCATATTGGTGACATGAACATCAACAAGCAGAAATAGCCATCTATTTCAATACCATAAACATCCAAAATGCACTCTGTTTTACTTTATTAATGTCCATAATATATAAAGCTACTGCAgagttcatttttatttctacaTTTTCCAGTTTGCACATTCTGCTcgcaataaaacaattatttttaaaaactaagtTTAATATACTGCCATCTGACAATTTTGTTGGTGTTTGGTTTTTGTTCACTTCTTATAACCTCTGTATCAAATGATGTCACAACTCTAAGTCTACTTTTAAATACAAGTCATGAAAAGCATAGTGAATTTCGATTAAAAGTTCCACATCGTTCATTATTCACATGAACTACATCAGACCTGGTCCATCAAGAAATCCAAACTAGGTTTCAAGCTTTCAAGTCCAACTCTATTTATCCTGATTGTTCTGTACACTAGATAATTGTACACTTATCTTAATTATCATTCTCCCATTACCAATGGATAGTTGGACAAGTATGTGGCAGTATAGTTTAGTCTTATCTGGTAGCAATAATCCCAGTGGTGTGAACCTCGTGACCTAATTATATGGACAACCTATTATCACAAAACGTGTAGAACTCGCATCTAGTCCAAAGATTATCGAGTTCATTGTCAATGTTTATTAGTAATgagtttttgtatttgtttagaTTGTTAAAGAAAGTCTGATGCAAATTAATATGGATTCTTGATAGAAAATATGAGTTGATGAACATTTATATGAGCATGTAATTTCAATGGTTAGAATATTAGACATATTGTGATTGGTGAATGTATTAAAAAAGACGCATAAAACATTCCTACTCTCTGATTGGCTTAATTGCAAATTGTGTACCGTATTAAACACTGTTGTCAGACAATGGTGTAAGGATAAAGATTTTCTTTATTCCTGATACAATTATTACACCAGTTTGAGTACATTGAGGGTGTTTAATCAACATGGATATATTATATTATCAGTATTGACACTGAAAATTAAAGGTTTATTCTAACTGTCTTTGTTTAGTTTTAATTTGGGTTTTGTAAGGAAGTATCTCAAAATTGGTTTTTATTcaaaaggtacatgtagggaCATCAACTCCTGATCAAGTAAACACTTTCATCAAACAGTGATAGATTGCTTAAAGGGAACTTCTTTTAGGAAAAGCGTTAACAGGTTTTGCAATGGTTGATTCCTGGTTCCAATCAAGATCAACCTAAAGAGAAAGATGATACTTGAAAACAGTTTCCAGCAGTGAGTTTTTAATTTTGAGATATTCCCTCACTCTGCATACTAATCAAGCTGTTACATATTAATTATGGATGTTAGTCATAAATTGTTATCTGCTACAGCAACTCAATTACTATGATGATTAATATTGATTACAACTATGCTGGTTCTAACAATGAACTGCATCATATCCTGTGGTTAGCCTGAGTGAATTGAATATGAAGTTGTCTAGAATTGTTGAGTTCTAGATATTAGTAATATCCCATGGTTTTGAAGTCATTGCTGGCAGGTCATCCTTGTTGTCTATTAAACAACATCATAGCGTGAGATGCTAAACACACTTTGGTTGATGAGTTGTGAAACTGGAGATTATGACGTTTATAGTTTCACTTTCATAAGTGAGCTTCATATAACACTCAGTATCTGTGGTAGGAAAACGAGTTTGTGTTTGACTAAATCAAACTTGGTCATTTTATCCAACATTTGTCAGTACCATTGTATGCCTTCATTGAAGAACAAT
It encodes:
- the LOC139936109 gene encoding V-type proton ATPase 16 kDa proteolipid subunit c; this translates as MADVPMYTPFFGIMGATSAMVFSALGAAYGTAKSGTGIAAMSIMRPELIMKSVIPVVMAGIIAIYGVVVAVVIANGLSDDPTKYSLYRSFLHLGAGLSVGLSGLAAGFAIGIVGDAGVRGTAQQPRLFVGMILILIFAEVLGLYGLIVALILSTK